Proteins encoded by one window of Sphaerodactylus townsendi isolate TG3544 linkage group LG04, MPM_Stown_v2.3, whole genome shotgun sequence:
- the LOC125430439 gene encoding phospholipase A2-like: protein MSVPERGWASHRVDLPMEPWLVMLLFLQTVWNGVLGKTHSLHKRGLLELSGTIRCGTGRTPLAYLGYGCYCGIGGHGWPKDKSDWCCHRHDCCYGFAEEQGCNPKSTRYTWSCRRNTVVCDTVLDRCQQIVCQCDREAAECWRSATFNRRYILWPNFLCGHTNPMCTYYDNGKRRKKIFFN, encoded by the exons ATGAGTGTGCCAGAGAGAGGGTGGGCATCACACCGAGTTGACCTCCCGATGGAGCCCTGGCTGGTGATGCTGCTCTTTTTACAGACAG TTTGGAATGGCGTTCTAGGGAAAACTCATTCTTTGCACAAAAGAGGACTCCTTGAGTTATCGGGAACTATAAGATGTGGCACTGGACGAACTCCACTGGCATATCTAGGTTATGGATGCTACTGTGGCATTGGAGGACATGGCTGGCCCAAGGATAAATCAGACTG GTGTTGTCATCGGCATGACTGCTGCTATggttttgcagaagaacaaggatgTAACCCCAAGTCAACTAGGTACACATGGAGCTGCAGGCGCAATACTGTGGTATGTG atACAGTGCTAGACAGATGTCAACAAATAGTGTGCCAGTGTGACAGAGAAGCAGCTGAATGTTGGCGATCTGCGACTTTTAACCGGCGCTATATCCTCTGGCCAAATTTTTTATGTGGCCATACTAATCCCATGTGCACTTATTATGATAACGGAAAGAGAcgtaaaaagattttttttaattaa